The Erythrobacter sp. JK5 genome includes a region encoding these proteins:
- the murC gene encoding UDP-N-acetylmuramate--L-alanine ligase gives MKGVGTDIGTIHFVGIGGIGMSGIAEVMHNLGYSVQGSDLSEGPSVERLRGRGIPVKIGQAKENVEGVAVVVTSTAVRRTNPEVVAALENRIPVVRRAEMLAELMRLKSTVAVAGTHGKTTTTSMIASLLDCGKIDPTVINGGIIEQYGSNARLGDSDWMVVEADESDGSFLRLDGTIAVVTNIDPEHLDHYGDFDGVKRAFVEFIHNVPFYGAAILCVDHPEVQAVIGQVRDRKVVTYGFSLQADICGVNIRTVDGGNTFDVIVRQRGTKEQREDRRIEGVHLPMPGRHNVQNALAAIAVAIEMGCSDDVIREGFGSFGGVRRRFTRVGTLDVGGGAQVQIIDDYAHHPVEIRAVLSAAREAVGGEAGRVIAVAQPHRYSRLSDLMEDFQTCFNEADMVYVTPVYEAGEDPIPGIDADALVAGLKSRGHRSAQTIPDQDALAGALAQELAPGDIVVCLGAGDITRWAAGLTSAIDSHRGT, from the coding sequence ATGAAGGGCGTCGGCACCGATATCGGCACGATCCACTTCGTCGGGATCGGCGGGATCGGCATGTCCGGCATCGCCGAGGTGATGCACAATCTCGGCTATTCGGTACAGGGCAGCGACCTTTCCGAAGGGCCGAGCGTCGAACGGCTGCGCGGACGCGGTATCCCGGTAAAGATCGGCCAGGCGAAGGAGAATGTCGAAGGCGTGGCGGTGGTCGTCACCTCGACGGCGGTGCGCCGCACCAATCCCGAAGTCGTCGCCGCGCTCGAAAACCGCATTCCGGTGGTGCGCCGTGCGGAAATGCTCGCCGAACTGATGCGACTGAAATCAACCGTCGCAGTCGCAGGCACCCACGGCAAGACGACCACCACCAGCATGATCGCCAGCCTGCTGGACTGCGGCAAGATCGACCCGACCGTGATCAACGGCGGGATCATCGAACAGTACGGTTCCAATGCGCGTCTGGGCGATTCCGACTGGATGGTGGTCGAGGCCGACGAGAGCGACGGCAGCTTCCTGCGGCTCGACGGCACGATCGCGGTCGTCACCAACATCGATCCCGAGCATCTCGACCATTACGGCGATTTCGACGGGGTGAAGCGCGCCTTCGTCGAGTTCATCCACAACGTCCCGTTCTACGGCGCCGCGATCCTGTGCGTCGATCATCCCGAAGTGCAGGCCGTGATCGGGCAGGTGCGCGACCGCAAGGTCGTGACCTACGGCTTCTCGCTGCAGGCCGATATCTGCGGCGTGAACATCCGCACGGTCGACGGCGGCAACACATTCGACGTTATCGTCCGCCAGCGCGGCACCAAGGAGCAGCGGGAGGACCGCCGGATCGAGGGCGTGCATCTGCCGATGCCGGGGCGGCACAATGTCCAGAATGCGCTCGCGGCGATCGCGGTGGCGATCGAGATGGGCTGCAGCGACGATGTCATCCGCGAGGGCTTCGGCAGTTTCGGCGGCGTGCGGCGTCGCTTTACCCGGGTCGGCACGCTCGACGTCGGCGGCGGGGCGCAGGTCCAGATCATCGACGATTACGCCCACCACCCGGTCGAAATCCGCGCGGTTCTCTCTGCCGCGCGCGAAGCGGTCGGCGGCGAGGCGGGGCGTGTGATCGCGGTTGCCCAGCCGCACCGCTATTCGCGTTTGAGCGACCTGATGGAAGACTTCCAGACCTGCTTCAACGAAGCCGACATGGTCTACGTCACTCCGGTCTACGAAGCGGGCGAGGATCCGATACCGGGCATCGATGCCGATGCGCTGGTCGCCGGGCTGAAGTCGCGCGGACACCGTTCGGCGCAGACGATCCCCGATCAGGACGCGCTGGCTGGCGCGCTCGCGCAGGAGCTTGCCCCGGGAGACATCGTGGTGTGCCTCGGCGCGGGGGATATCACACGCTGGGCGGCTGGTCTGACTTCCGCGATTGATTCACATCGGGGAACATGA
- a CDS encoding cell division protein FtsQ/DivIB, translating into MARIKRGGQGVRRAAKASNRAAGARRARAKTSGFIDGAMSILPFTEEQWSRIWLAAIIGGAVALAWVIANLAGVPAMAHAQVALLASDAGFEVRHVRVTGTSRMDERQVYARALAQRDQPMPQVDVEALRAELLELPWVADARVSVQLPETLAIDIIERTPHAVLEKPDRLMLIDASGVELEPIARDKAGERLRISGPGAAKQVPALETLLDAVPALRPQVEAAEWVGNRRWNLTFKTGQVLALPEGADESASALVKFARIDGQNRLIGGKVATFDMRAPPRIYMRVPGRGDRIEFEGANP; encoded by the coding sequence ATGGCTAGGATCAAACGCGGAGGGCAGGGCGTTCGCCGTGCCGCCAAGGCATCCAACCGCGCCGCCGGTGCGCGTCGCGCCAGGGCGAAGACCAGCGGTTTCATTGATGGAGCGATGAGCATCCTGCCCTTTACCGAGGAGCAGTGGAGCCGCATCTGGCTCGCCGCGATCATCGGCGGTGCGGTTGCGCTGGCCTGGGTGATTGCGAACCTCGCGGGGGTTCCGGCAATGGCTCACGCGCAGGTTGCGCTGCTGGCGTCGGACGCCGGTTTCGAGGTTCGCCACGTGCGCGTCACCGGGACCAGCCGCATGGACGAACGCCAGGTCTATGCCCGCGCGCTGGCGCAGCGCGATCAGCCGATGCCGCAGGTCGATGTCGAGGCGCTGCGCGCGGAATTGCTCGAACTGCCGTGGGTCGCCGACGCGCGGGTCTCGGTCCAGCTACCCGAAACGCTGGCGATCGATATCATCGAACGCACACCCCATGCCGTGCTCGAAAAGCCAGACCGGCTGATGCTGATCGATGCCAGCGGCGTGGAGCTTGAACCGATCGCGCGCGACAAGGCGGGCGAGCGCCTGCGGATTTCCGGCCCCGGGGCGGCAAAACAGGTGCCGGCGCTCGAAACGCTGCTTGATGCTGTGCCCGCGCTGCGCCCGCAGGTCGAGGCTGCCGAATGGGTCGGCAACCGCCGCTGGAACCTCACCTTCAAGACCGGGCAGGTGCTGGCGCTGCCCGAAGGGGCAGACGAATCCGCCAGCGCGCTGGTCAAGTTCGCGCGGATCGACGGGCAGAACCGGCTGATCGGCGGCAAGGTCGCGACCTTCGACATGCGCGCGCCGCCGCGCATCTACATGCGCGTGCCGGGCCGGGGCGACCGGATCGAATTCGAAGGAGCCAATCCGTAA
- the murG gene encoding undecaprenyldiphospho-muramoylpentapeptide beta-N-acetylglucosaminyltransferase, with protein MTSETPGRKGQHVPSGASRHFVLAAGGTGGHLIPAFALASELEERGHHVALITDSRGVTIPGKPEGLTAHVLPAGRFGKNPLRWVRGVRSVLEGRNMALRLFDAFEPSAVIGFGGYPALPALLAATSAKIPCLVHEQNAVFGRVNRLLARRVDAIATSYPDVQRLKPKFADKVHLVGNPVREEVLHLRDEDFPAFTEDGLLRVLVTGGSQGARVLSEVVPDGLAMLPPMLRQRLQVTQQCRSEDLDAVRERYANHDIPAELGTYFEDMHERLADAHLFIGRAGASTIAELTAVGRPAILIPLPIATDDHQAANTREIVKAGGARMIRQDNFNPKELAKQIQAMAQNPQSLANAAHGAWNCGRPDAAKDLADLVESMAGIDLMDVIRVGETSPRAAEQAHKPQAATREASEDNVR; from the coding sequence ATGACCAGCGAGACGCCGGGAAGGAAGGGCCAGCATGTCCCGAGCGGGGCAAGCCGTCACTTCGTGCTTGCCGCGGGCGGCACCGGCGGGCACCTGATCCCTGCCTTTGCATTGGCGAGCGAGCTGGAGGAGCGCGGGCATCACGTCGCGTTGATTACCGATTCTCGCGGGGTCACCATCCCCGGCAAGCCCGAAGGCCTCACCGCGCATGTCCTGCCGGCCGGTCGATTCGGCAAGAACCCGCTGCGCTGGGTTCGCGGGGTGCGTTCGGTGCTGGAAGGGCGCAACATGGCACTGCGGCTGTTCGATGCGTTCGAACCGAGCGCGGTGATCGGCTTTGGCGGCTATCCCGCGCTGCCCGCGCTGCTCGCGGCGACTTCGGCGAAGATTCCGTGCCTCGTGCACGAGCAGAACGCCGTGTTCGGGCGGGTCAACCGCCTGCTGGCGCGGCGCGTCGATGCGATCGCAACCTCCTATCCCGATGTGCAGCGGCTCAAGCCGAAATTCGCCGACAAGGTCCATCTCGTCGGCAATCCCGTGCGCGAGGAAGTGCTGCACCTGCGCGACGAGGATTTCCCCGCCTTCACCGAAGACGGGCTGCTCCGTGTGCTCGTAACCGGCGGAAGCCAGGGCGCTCGGGTGCTGTCCGAAGTGGTACCGGATGGTCTCGCCATGCTGCCGCCGATGCTGCGCCAGCGGCTGCAGGTGACCCAGCAATGCCGTAGCGAGGATCTCGACGCGGTGCGCGAGCGCTACGCCAATCACGATATCCCGGCCGAGCTCGGCACCTATTTCGAGGATATGCACGAACGGCTCGCCGACGCGCATCTGTTCATCGGCCGCGCGGGGGCTTCGACGATTGCCGAGCTGACCGCGGTGGGCCGCCCCGCGATCCTGATCCCGCTGCCGATCGCCACCGACGATCACCAGGCGGCGAACACGCGCGAGATCGTGAAAGCGGGCGGGGCACGGATGATCCGGCAGGACAATTTCAATCCCAAGGAACTGGCCAAGCAGATCCAGGCGATGGCTCAGAACCCGCAAAGCCTCGCCAACGCGGCGCACGGAGCGTGGAATTGCGGGCGCCCCGACGCGGCGAAGGATCTCGCCGACCTGGTCGAGAGCATGGCCGGGATCGATCTGATGGACGTGATCCGCGTGGGCGAAACGAGCCCCCGCGCTGCGGAACAGGCGCACAAGCCGCAGGCGGCCACGCGCGAAGCCTCGGAGGATAACGTCCGATGA
- a CDS encoding D-alanine--D-alanine ligase, producing MGNQTGGAPVSDAPLHIAVLMGGWANEREVSLMSGNGVADALESKGHRTTRIDMGRDVAAKISEAQPDVVFNALHGVPGEDGSVQGMLDLMGIAYTHSGVATSVIAIDKQLTKLVLQPHGIPFPGGRIVSSEEIFERDPLARPYVLKPVNEGSSVGVAIVTDESNYGNPIGRDAAGPWQDFAELLAEPFIRGRELTTAVIDGPDGARALGVTELVIEHGFYDYEHKYTEGRTQHVCPAQIPPEIAALCEQYALKAHEVLGCKGTSRTDFRWDDEQGEDGLFVLETNTQPGMTPLSLVPEQARHAGITYPDLCDMIVREAIRVHAAKGAKATGGADG from the coding sequence ATGGGAAATCAAACGGGTGGGGCGCCCGTGAGTGATGCTCCCCTCCATATCGCCGTCCTGATGGGCGGCTGGGCCAACGAGCGCGAGGTTTCGCTGATGAGCGGGAACGGCGTCGCCGATGCGCTCGAGAGCAAGGGGCATCGCACCACTCGCATCGACATGGGCCGCGATGTTGCTGCAAAGATCTCCGAGGCGCAGCCCGACGTGGTGTTCAACGCGCTCCACGGCGTGCCGGGCGAGGATGGCAGCGTGCAGGGCATGCTCGACCTGATGGGCATCGCCTACACCCATTCCGGCGTTGCCACTTCGGTAATCGCGATCGACAAGCAGCTGACCAAGCTGGTGCTGCAGCCGCACGGCATCCCGTTTCCGGGCGGGCGGATCGTCAGCAGCGAAGAGATATTCGAGCGCGATCCGCTGGCGCGGCCCTATGTGCTCAAACCGGTCAACGAAGGCTCCTCTGTGGGGGTCGCGATCGTCACCGATGAAAGCAATTACGGCAATCCCATCGGCCGCGATGCCGCAGGCCCGTGGCAGGACTTTGCCGAATTGCTGGCCGAGCCGTTCATCAGGGGCCGCGAACTGACCACGGCCGTGATCGACGGGCCGGATGGCGCGCGGGCGCTCGGCGTGACCGAGCTCGTGATCGAGCACGGCTTCTACGATTACGAGCACAAATACACCGAGGGCCGCACCCAGCATGTCTGCCCGGCGCAGATCCCGCCGGAGATCGCGGCGCTGTGCGAGCAATATGCGCTCAAGGCGCACGAGGTGCTCGGCTGCAAGGGCACCAGCCGCACCGATTTCCGGTGGGACGACGAGCAGGGCGAGGACGGGCTGTTCGTGCTCGAAACCAATACGCAGCCCGGCATGACCCCGCTCAGCCTCGTGCCCGAACAGGCCAGGCATGCCGGGATTACCTATCCCGATCTGTGCGACATGATCGTGCGCGAAGCGATCAGGGTTCATGCGGCGAAAGGCGCGAAGGCGACGGGAGGCGCCGATGGCTAG
- the murB gene encoding UDP-N-acetylmuramate dehydrogenase, with product MVQPDDVPNFDSGMAPDCAVEGAASAPVPIEGLRGRLTRDAPLAKFVWFKSGGHADWLFEPADLDDLKTFYERLDGDLPVMALGVGSNTIIRDGGVPGVVIKLGKEFAEVEITGPTTLKAGAAAPVSIVARRAAKAGIDGLAFFTGIPGSVGGVTRMNGGCYGRETRDVLVDCDVILPDGQFVTLGNADLQYSYRHSALPDGATVVEARFAGFAGDPDTIRAEMDRISSERKESQPIGSMTGGSTFKNPPGHSSWKLIDAAGLRGFKHGGAQVSEKHANFLINTGNATSTEIEELGEIVRENVYAHSGVQLEWEIKRVGRP from the coding sequence ATGGTGCAACCCGACGATGTCCCGAACTTCGACAGCGGCATGGCCCCCGACTGCGCTGTCGAGGGCGCGGCATCCGCGCCCGTGCCGATCGAAGGTCTTCGCGGGCGGCTGACGCGCGATGCGCCGCTTGCGAAATTTGTCTGGTTCAAAAGCGGTGGCCACGCCGACTGGCTGTTCGAGCCTGCCGATCTGGACGATCTCAAGACCTTCTACGAACGGCTCGACGGCGACTTGCCGGTCATGGCGTTGGGGGTCGGGTCGAACACCATCATACGCGATGGCGGTGTGCCCGGCGTCGTGATCAAGCTGGGCAAGGAATTCGCCGAGGTCGAAATCACCGGGCCGACGACGCTGAAGGCCGGGGCCGCCGCTCCGGTAAGCATCGTCGCACGCCGCGCGGCCAAGGCCGGGATCGACGGGCTGGCTTTCTTCACCGGCATTCCCGGATCGGTCGGCGGCGTCACCCGCATGAATGGCGGGTGCTACGGCCGCGAGACCAGGGACGTGCTGGTCGATTGCGACGTGATCCTGCCCGACGGGCAGTTCGTGACGCTCGGCAATGCCGACCTGCAATATTCCTATCGCCATTCCGCCCTGCCCGATGGCGCGACGGTGGTCGAGGCGCGCTTCGCAGGGTTTGCGGGCGATCCCGACACGATCCGCGCAGAAATGGACCGCATTTCCAGCGAGCGGAAGGAATCGCAGCCGATCGGCAGCATGACCGGGGGATCGACCTTCAAGAACCCGCCGGGGCACAGTTCGTGGAAGCTGATCGACGCCGCCGGACTGCGCGGGTTCAAGCATGGCGGCGCGCAGGTGAGCGAGAAACACGCCAATTTCCTGATCAACACCGGCAACGCGACCAGCACCGAGATCGAGGAACTGGGCGAGATCGTGCGCGAAAACGTCTATGCGCATTCGGGCGTTCAGCTCGAATGGGAAATCAAACGGGTGGGGCGCCCGTGA